Proteins from one Ranitomeya variabilis isolate aRanVar5 chromosome 1, aRanVar5.hap1, whole genome shotgun sequence genomic window:
- the ZCCHC4 gene encoding rRNA N(6)-adenosine-methyltransferase ZCCHC4 isoform X3, whose translation MTHPQYMARFQEFIALPLAKRKFCRDCQQLLLESDWQQHRGHHLLGDVSVSQMKRPSQLLHPLENKKSNAQYLFTDRSCSFILDAITGLGCNRVLCVGTPRLHEWIRLKSSEDSKPKVKSVLLDIDFRYSQFYGKDEFCHYNMFNHHFFGGEAAENICQTFLQEDDGQGVIMVTDPPFGGLVEPLAFSFKRIGDMWRSAADKAVCKELPMFWIFPYFFEARIVQCFPDFSMLDYQVDYDNHMQYKYGKTGRKQSPVRIFTNISPESIVLPASEGYRFCAVCRRYVSSDNKHCEICNSCPSKDGRAWKHCLLCSKCVKPSWIHCSSCDRCALENHSCGRAVEGCFQCGDKGHKRNSCPRRHVTGVHKKQQNQSKRNLKIKGKKASQTPASWKNKKRQKKKKKKPAS comes from the exons ATGACCCATCCACAGTACATGGCCAG GTTTCAAGAGTTCATTGCTCTCCCATTAGCCAAAAGGAAGTTTTGCAGGGACTGCCAGCAGCTGTTACTGGAGAGTGACTGGCAGCAGCACCGTGGCCATCATCTTCTTGGCGATGTCTCCGTTTCGCAAATGAAGAGGCCCAGTCAGCTGCTGCATCCGCTGGAGAACAAGAAGAGCAATGCCCAGTACCTGTTCACAGACAGAAGCTGCTCATTTATCCTGGACGCCATCACCGGCCTGGGCTGTAACCGGGTGCTGTGCGTGGGAACACCCAG ATTACACGAGTGGATAAGATTGAAGTCCTCGGAAGACTCCAAACCAAAGGTGAAGAGTGTCCTGTTAGATATTGACTTCAG GTATTCTCAGTTTTATGGGAAGGATGAATTTTGTCATTACAACATGTTTAATCATCATTTTTTTGGCGGAGAG GCCGCAGAGAACATCTGTCAGACGTTTCTACAAGAAGATGACGGACAAGGGGTCATCATGGTGACGGATCCTCCGTTTGGTGGTCTCGTTGAACCTTTAGCTTTCAGCTTTAAAAGAATCGGTGATATGTGGAGGTCGGCGGCAGACAAAG CGGTTTGTAAGGAGCTGCCCATGTTTTGGATCTTCCCCTACTTCTTTGAGGCGCGCATTGTTCAGTGTTTCCCGGATTTCAGCATGTTGGACTATCAG GTGGATTATGACAACCACATGCAGTACAAATACGGGAAGACTGGGAGGAAGCAATCGCCTGTCCGCATTTTTACCAATATTTCCCCGGAAAGTATTGTCCTTCCAGCCAGTGAGGGCTACAG GTTCTGCGCAGTCTGCAGGAGATACGTGTCTTCTGATAATAAACATTGTGAAATCTGCAATTCGTGCCCCTCAAAG GATGGCCGAGCGTGGAAACACTGTCTCCTGTGTAGTAAATGTGTGAAGCCAT CTTGGATTCATTGTTCTTCTTGTGACCGTTGTGCTCTTGAAAACCATTCCTGCGGCCGTGCTGTGGAAGGCTGCTTTCAGTGTGGAGACAAAGGCCACAAACGCAACAGCTGTCCTCGCCGTCATGTCACTGGGGTCCACAAAAA ACagcaaaatcagagcaaaagaaatCTAAAAATAAAAGGAAAGAAAGCGTCACAAACTCCTGCAAGCTGGAAGAATAAAAAGAgacaaaagaagaagaagaagaaacctGCGTCCTGA
- the ZCCHC4 gene encoding rRNA N(6)-adenosine-methyltransferase ZCCHC4 isoform X2, producing MVSEARLQARAEYNRGCQPPMTHPQYMARFQEFIALPLAKRKFCRDCQQLLLESDWQQHRGHHLLGDVSVSQMKRPSQLLHPLENKKSNAQYLFTDRSCSFILDAITGLGCNRVLCVGTPRLHEWIRLKSSEDSKPKVKSVLLDIDFRYSQFYGKDEFCHYNMFNHHFFGGEAAENICQTFLQEDDGQGVIMVTDPPFGGLVEPLAFSFKRIGDMWRSAADKAVCKELPMFWIFPYFFEARIVQCFPDFSMLDYQVDYDNHMQYKYGKTGRKQSPVRIFTNISPESIVLPASEGYRFCAVCRRYVSSDNKHCEICNSCPSKDGRAWKHCLLCSKCVKPSWIHCSSCDRCALENHSCGRAVEGCFQCGDKGHKRNSCPRRHVTGVHKKQQNQSKRNLKIKGKKASQTPASWKNKKRQKKKKKKPAS from the exons GTCTCAGAAGCCAGACTACAAGCAAGAGCGGAGTATAACCGCGGCTGTCAGCCCCCCATGACCCATCCACAGTACATGGCCAG GTTTCAAGAGTTCATTGCTCTCCCATTAGCCAAAAGGAAGTTTTGCAGGGACTGCCAGCAGCTGTTACTGGAGAGTGACTGGCAGCAGCACCGTGGCCATCATCTTCTTGGCGATGTCTCCGTTTCGCAAATGAAGAGGCCCAGTCAGCTGCTGCATCCGCTGGAGAACAAGAAGAGCAATGCCCAGTACCTGTTCACAGACAGAAGCTGCTCATTTATCCTGGACGCCATCACCGGCCTGGGCTGTAACCGGGTGCTGTGCGTGGGAACACCCAG ATTACACGAGTGGATAAGATTGAAGTCCTCGGAAGACTCCAAACCAAAGGTGAAGAGTGTCCTGTTAGATATTGACTTCAG GTATTCTCAGTTTTATGGGAAGGATGAATTTTGTCATTACAACATGTTTAATCATCATTTTTTTGGCGGAGAG GCCGCAGAGAACATCTGTCAGACGTTTCTACAAGAAGATGACGGACAAGGGGTCATCATGGTGACGGATCCTCCGTTTGGTGGTCTCGTTGAACCTTTAGCTTTCAGCTTTAAAAGAATCGGTGATATGTGGAGGTCGGCGGCAGACAAAG CGGTTTGTAAGGAGCTGCCCATGTTTTGGATCTTCCCCTACTTCTTTGAGGCGCGCATTGTTCAGTGTTTCCCGGATTTCAGCATGTTGGACTATCAG GTGGATTATGACAACCACATGCAGTACAAATACGGGAAGACTGGGAGGAAGCAATCGCCTGTCCGCATTTTTACCAATATTTCCCCGGAAAGTATTGTCCTTCCAGCCAGTGAGGGCTACAG GTTCTGCGCAGTCTGCAGGAGATACGTGTCTTCTGATAATAAACATTGTGAAATCTGCAATTCGTGCCCCTCAAAG GATGGCCGAGCGTGGAAACACTGTCTCCTGTGTAGTAAATGTGTGAAGCCAT CTTGGATTCATTGTTCTTCTTGTGACCGTTGTGCTCTTGAAAACCATTCCTGCGGCCGTGCTGTGGAAGGCTGCTTTCAGTGTGGAGACAAAGGCCACAAACGCAACAGCTGTCCTCGCCGTCATGTCACTGGGGTCCACAAAAA ACagcaaaatcagagcaaaagaaatCTAAAAATAAAAGGAAAGAAAGCGTCACAAACTCCTGCAAGCTGGAAGAATAAAAAGAgacaaaagaagaagaagaagaaacctGCGTCCTGA